In a genomic window of Phragmites australis chromosome 14, lpPhrAust1.1, whole genome shotgun sequence:
- the LOC133891019 gene encoding L-type lectin-domain containing receptor kinase SIT2-like, with protein MKRSASLQLLLSSLFLGLNLATTSDGDGPFTYTGFAGANLSLDGMATVTPSGLLRLTDGNGQDKGHAFHPDPLRFRKAPGGAVQSFSVSFVFAILSIYPNLSSQGMAFLVCPTKNLSATGTRGLLGIFNRQSNGNASNHIFAVELDTIQNSEFQDINDNHIGIDVNSILSAESYYTGYYEDSQGDFRNITLNSHEAMKVWVDYDEETTKISVTIAPLKMSKPIRPLLSTTYNLSIVLTDEAYVGFSSTTGNIDSQHYVLGWSFGMNQPAPAIDVTKLPKLPGEGPKKHSSMLMETFLPIATGIFVLAIGVAILQFMRRRSRFAELREDWEIEFGPHRFSYKDLFRATQGFKDKYLLGVGGFGRVYRGVLPSSKLEVAVKRVSHDSRQGMKEFIAEVVSIGRLRHRNLVPLLGYCRRRGELLLVYEYMSNGSLDKYLYEQDGKPSLNWVHRFHIIKGIASGVLYLHEEWDQVVIHRDIKASNVLLDAEMNARLGDFGLAKLYDHGIDPQTTHVVGTMGYLAPELARTGRASPLTDVFAFGVFLLEVTCGRRPVEQTKQVDNGVSMLVDWVLEQWHKGLLARAVDPRLQDEFDTHQTSLVLKLGLLCSHPVPDARPSMRQVMQYLDGDMKLPELMPESLSFGIQALLPSEGFDSHIMSHASTLSDGAFTGISGGR; from the coding sequence ATGAAGCGCTCAGCGTCCTTGCAGCTGCTTCTATCATCACTGTTCCTTGGCCTCAACCTTGCAACCACGAGTGATGGCGACGGACCATTCACCTACACCGGGTTCGCCGGTGCCAACCTCAGCCTCGATGGCATGGCGACCGTCACACCGAGCGGCCTCCTCCGGCTGACCGACGGCAACGGGCAGGACAAAGGTCACGCGTTCCACCCTGACCCGCTGCGCTTCCGCAAGGCACCCGGCGGTGCAGTGCAGTCCTTCTCCGTCTCCTTCGTGTTCGCCATCCTCTCCATCTACCCCAACTTGAGCTCGCAGGGCATGGCCTTCCTTGTTTGCCCGACCAAGAACCTCTCTGCCACGGGGACGAGGGGGTTACTAGGAATCTTCAACCGCCAGAGCAACGGCAACGCAAGCAACCATATCTTCGCCGTCGAGCTTGATACCATCCAAAACAGCGAGTTCCAGGACATCAACGACAACCACATCGGCATCGATGTTAACAGCATCCTCTCAGCTGAATCCTACTACACCGGCTACTATGAGGACAGCCAAGGTGATTTTCGAAATATCACACTAAATAGCCATGAGGCGATGAAAGTATGGGTAGATTATGATGAAGAGACCACCAAGATAAGTGTGACCATTGCTCCTCTCAAGATGTCCAAACCCATTAGGCCACTCCTCTCAACAACCTACAACCTATCTATAGTGCTCACAGATGAGGCATATGTCGGCTTCTCGTCCACAACGGGGAACATCGATTCACAACACTATGTGCTCGGTTGGAGCTTTGGTATGAACCAACCTGCTCCAGCCATTGATGTAACCAAGCTACCAAAGCTACCTGGCGAGGGTCCAAAGAAACATTCTTCCATGCTCATGGAAACATTTCTACCAATAGCGACTGGGATATTCGTTCTTGCGATAGGTGTTGCCATCCTCCAATTTATGCGGAGACGATCGAGGTTTGCCGAGCTGCGGGAAGATTGGGAGATCGAGTTTGGGCCACATCGGTTCTCCTACAAGGATCTGTTCAGAGCAACACAAGGTTTCAAGGACAAGTACCTGCTTGGTGTAGGGGGGTTCGGGAGGGTGTACAGAGGGGTGCTTCCATCGTCCAAGTTGGAGGTTGCAGTGAAGAGGGTGTCTCATGATTCAAGGCAAGGTATGAAAGAGTTCATTGCCGAGGTTGTTAGTATTGGCCGCCTACGACATCGCAACCTAGTGCCACTGCTTGGCTATTGTCGGAGAAGAGGTGAACTTCTCTTGGTTTATGAATACATGTCAAATGGAAGCCTTGACAAGTATTTGTACGAACAAGATGGCAAGCCGTCTTTGAACTGGGTGCATAGATTTCACATAATCAAAGGCATCGCCTCAGGTGTGCTTTACCTTCACGAGGAGTGGGATCAAGTTGTCATCCACCGAGATATCAAGGCAAGCAACGTGCTCCTCGACGCCGAGATGAATGCCCGACTCGGTGACTTCGGTCTAGCGAAGTTGTATGACCACGGCATCGACCCACAAACCACACATGTTGTTGGCACCATGGGCTACCTAGCACCGGAGTTGGCACGGACAGGCAGAGCATCCCCTCTcaccgacgtgtttgcattCGGGGTGTTTCTTCTTGAGGTCACCTGTGGGCGGAGACCTGTTGAACAGACCAAACAGGTCGACAATGGAGTATCGATGTTGGTTGATTGGGTGCTCGAGCAATGGCACAAAGGATTACTAGCGAGGGCAGTGGATCCTAGGCTACAAGATGAGTTTGACACTCACCAGACAAGCCTGGTGCTGAAGCTAGGGCTGCTATGCTCCCACCCAGTTCCTGATGCAAGGCCTAGCATGCGACAGGTCATGCAGTACCTGGATGGGGACATGAAATTGCCAGAGCTAATGCCAGAAAGCCTTAGCTTTGGTATCCAAGCCTTGCTGCCGAGTGAAGGGTTCGACTCACACATCATGTCGCATGCGTCAACATTGAGCGATGGCGCATTTACCGGCATCTCAGGCGGGAGATGA